One window of the Natrinema sp. CBA1119 genome contains the following:
- a CDS encoding cysteine hydrolase family protein, whose translation MTNSPVGGTPALIVIDAQQGSSDRSDQMHSGSGSVPGGREAILERINEVVSHARAADVPIVWGKELHRPDFADYGAEFESSEPEHGLYGTAAEHLDDRLAVDEDDMEPAEYVIAKRRYNFFHRTDLEHLLATYDVDTVVLVGFMTNICVHYTAHGAHERDYAFRVVEEGTGAPSDELHELGLRCIRYLQPRGVRSLEAVTESFDAYEGNSVVRRVKETGRVYPDTGPVTPGSET comes from the coding sequence ATGACCAACTCACCGGTCGGTGGAACTCCGGCACTGATCGTAATCGATGCCCAACAGGGAAGTTCCGATCGATCGGACCAGATGCACTCCGGATCGGGTTCCGTCCCAGGCGGACGCGAAGCGATCCTCGAACGAATCAACGAGGTCGTTTCACACGCCCGAGCTGCCGACGTCCCCATCGTCTGGGGGAAAGAACTCCACCGGCCCGACTTCGCCGACTACGGGGCGGAGTTCGAGTCCAGTGAACCCGAACACGGACTGTATGGGACCGCTGCAGAACATCTAGACGACCGACTGGCGGTAGACGAGGACGATATGGAACCCGCCGAGTACGTCATCGCCAAACGACGGTACAATTTCTTTCACCGGACGGACCTCGAGCATCTACTCGCAACGTACGACGTCGACACCGTCGTACTCGTCGGGTTCATGACGAATATCTGCGTCCACTACACGGCTCACGGCGCACACGAGCGCGACTACGCCTTCCGCGTCGTCGAAGAAGGAACGGGTGCACCGAGCGACGAACTCCACGAACTCGGCCTCCGATGTATCCGGTACCTCCAGCCGCGGGGGGTCCGTTCGCTCGAGGCCGTCACAGAATCGTTCGACGCATACGAGGGGAACTCGGTGGTCCGACGCGTCAAAGAGACGGGACGGGTGTACCCGGACACCGGACCGGTCACCCCGGGGAGTGAGACGTGA
- a CDS encoding agmatinase family protein, whose product MTDERSGEDIYGDEYKEANEPIFSGIPTFLKLPEVERDQLAEEDVDIGIIGAPLDTATTIRPGTRYGPRAVRAASTVPSPPYEHFNIETGIDPFDTFKVADTGDAPVSPGDTRQSQLNIEDAVAEVSEQATPIVIGGDHSISYPDIKGWAEANGYEDIGLIHFDCHADTGDDGLTGFKYDHGAWVKRVFDDELMAGENYTLIGPRGFWPGPDTYEDMREADMKWYTAMEVGQMNLDEIVADAVQRATDGTDAVWVSFDVDVMEPAYAPGTGEPEPGGLIPREAIYMVREVVKALEPSEFGFDVVEVSPAYDVSDSNSYNGGITSGFANRLIIEVMGSMALAEKGLEEGSPIKPKEPLGPSKEVETQADD is encoded by the coding sequence ATGACTGACGAACGATCTGGCGAAGATATCTACGGCGACGAGTACAAGGAAGCAAACGAACCCATCTTCAGCGGCATCCCGACGTTCCTCAAGCTCCCCGAGGTCGAACGGGACCAGCTAGCGGAAGAGGACGTCGACATCGGTATCATCGGTGCCCCCCTCGATACGGCCACGACGATTCGTCCCGGAACTCGCTACGGCCCGCGTGCTGTTCGCGCGGCCTCGACAGTCCCATCACCGCCGTACGAGCATTTCAATATCGAGACCGGCATCGATCCGTTCGATACGTTCAAGGTCGCAGATACCGGCGATGCTCCCGTCTCTCCCGGCGATACGCGACAGAGTCAACTGAACATCGAGGACGCCGTCGCGGAAGTGAGCGAACAGGCCACGCCGATCGTCATCGGCGGTGACCACTCCATCTCTTACCCCGATATCAAGGGCTGGGCGGAAGCCAACGGCTACGAAGACATCGGCCTCATTCACTTCGACTGTCACGCCGATACCGGCGATGACGGGCTAACCGGCTTCAAGTACGACCACGGCGCGTGGGTCAAACGCGTCTTCGACGACGAGCTAATGGCCGGCGAGAACTACACACTCATCGGTCCGCGTGGCTTCTGGCCCGGTCCCGACACGTACGAAGATATGCGCGAGGCGGACATGAAGTGGTACACCGCGATGGAAGTCGGGCAGATGAACCTCGATGAGATCGTGGCCGATGCGGTCCAGCGTGCCACGGATGGAACCGACGCAGTGTGGGTTTCGTTCGACGTGGACGTGATGGAACCAGCCTACGCACCGGGCACCGGCGAACCTGAACCGGGCGGACTCATCCCCCGCGAAGCCATTTACATGGTTCGTGAAGTCGTAAAGGCGCTCGAGCCGTCCGAGTTCGGCTTCGACGTGGTCGAGGTTTCGCCGGCGTACGACGTGAGTGATTCGAACTCCTACAATGGTGGAATCACCAGTGGCTTCGCTAACCGTCTCATCATCGAAGTGATGGGGAGCATGGCTCTCGCAGAGAAGGGGCTAGAGGAAGGATCACCGATAAAACCGAAGGAACCGCTGGGCCCGAGCAAGGAGGTTGAGACGCAAGCGGACGACTGA
- a CDS encoding amidase family protein — protein sequence MISTLSDIAAEWGIDLTAAEREDYRTLVEEMESALSAVESMSPPRFETLHGSPDRHGGRDGATQPGADRDPYNAWLRRCRIDGTSGGPLDGYTLGIKDNVAVADIPCTSGSQALERFEPEIDATVVGRLLDAGATVLGKTNMDAFAMGDAGELQDYGPTVNPSNDDMLAGGSSSGSAAAVAAGDCVAAIGTDQAGSVRTPAAWCGVVGCKPTYGLVPYTGIFGMDFGFDHVGVISQTVRDAGRVLNVIAGEDRQNGCRLDPRQPRSVTPDNYVAASNRDVTEKTVGVLKEGFDWPQSEPPVDETIRKAIDRLEKSGVEVVSVSVPDHRLAPSLVGVTAAIGAAITYRQGGVGTTTPGWHWTDGRVAFEGALDDFPGALSPAVVASLLFARQCWKTTGWSGYARAKNRVLALSREYDEKLTRCDALALPTSPTTAVEHDPDADRVKRVERLSTIPVNTGVFNQTGHPAMSVPCGVVDGLPVGLQLVGRRFDESTLFQLAAAVEADFDGSVALS from the coding sequence GTGATATCGACCCTCTCAGACATCGCTGCGGAGTGGGGGATCGACCTCACTGCCGCGGAACGGGAGGACTATCGGACGCTAGTCGAGGAAATGGAGTCGGCGTTGTCGGCCGTCGAGTCGATGTCGCCGCCGCGTTTCGAAACGCTTCACGGATCGCCTGACCGGCACGGCGGCCGTGACGGAGCCACGCAACCGGGAGCCGACCGCGACCCGTACAACGCCTGGCTACGTCGGTGCCGAATCGACGGTACGTCTGGAGGGCCACTCGACGGGTATACGCTCGGCATCAAGGACAACGTTGCCGTTGCGGATATCCCGTGTACCTCCGGCTCACAGGCATTAGAACGGTTCGAACCGGAGATCGACGCGACAGTCGTCGGCCGCCTCCTCGATGCAGGGGCGACGGTACTCGGCAAGACCAACATGGACGCGTTCGCGATGGGTGACGCAGGCGAACTCCAGGACTACGGTCCGACGGTGAATCCCTCCAATGACGATATGCTCGCGGGAGGGTCGAGCAGCGGTTCCGCCGCCGCTGTCGCGGCCGGTGACTGTGTCGCCGCTATCGGGACTGACCAAGCGGGATCGGTCCGTACTCCGGCCGCTTGGTGTGGCGTCGTCGGCTGCAAACCCACCTATGGACTGGTCCCGTACACCGGAATCTTCGGGATGGATTTTGGTTTCGATCACGTCGGCGTTATCTCGCAAACGGTCCGGGATGCCGGGCGGGTTCTCAATGTAATCGCGGGCGAGGATCGACAAAACGGCTGTCGGCTCGACCCACGCCAACCGAGGAGTGTCACGCCAGACAACTACGTTGCGGCATCAAATCGCGACGTGACGGAGAAAACTGTTGGCGTCTTGAAAGAGGGGTTCGACTGGCCCCAATCGGAGCCTCCAGTCGACGAAACGATCCGGAAGGCGATCGATCGGCTCGAAAAGTCTGGCGTCGAAGTCGTCTCTGTCTCCGTTCCTGATCATCGACTCGCACCGTCGCTCGTAGGCGTTACGGCTGCGATCGGGGCAGCTATCACCTACCGGCAGGGAGGTGTCGGAACGACAACGCCCGGGTGGCACTGGACGGATGGCCGTGTGGCCTTCGAAGGAGCTCTCGACGACTTCCCTGGAGCGCTCTCACCCGCAGTCGTCGCGTCGCTACTTTTCGCCCGTCAGTGCTGGAAGACAACGGGGTGGAGCGGGTATGCCCGCGCCAAGAACCGCGTACTCGCACTCAGCCGGGAGTACGACGAGAAACTCACCCGGTGCGACGCTCTCGCCCTTCCAACATCGCCGACGACGGCAGTCGAACACGATCCTGACGCCGACCGCGTCAAGCGGGTCGAACGACTATCAACGATCCCTGTTAACACCGGTGTATTTAACCAGACCGGCCATCCTGCCATGTCGGTACCGTGTGGAGTGGTCGACGGGTTGCCGGTCGGTCTCCAACTCGTCGGCCGCCGATTCGACGAGTCGACCCTGTTCCAACTCGCCGCTGCAGTCGAAGCCGATTTCGACGGATCTGTTGCTCTCTCTTAA